The following is a genomic window from Deinococcus aerophilus.
GCCCGCGGGCACTGGTGGAGCGGTGACCTGGGCAGTCGGGGCCGGCGCCGCGCGTGGGACCGGGGCGGGACGCTCCACCGCCAGGCTGGCATACGGCGCGTCGTCCAGGGTGGGTGGGCCGGCGTCGTCGATGGGACCGCCTATGTCGTCCCAGTCGGGTTCCTCGGTGATGGCCTCCACCACGTACAGCTCGCGGGCGGCTCCGGGCGGAGCGGCGTCGGGCAGCGGCGCGGGAGCCACGTCGTCCGGGCTGGCGGGCCGGGCCAGACGGGTCTCGGGGGCGCGGGCCGGGACAGCGGGCGGCGGAGCAGGACGGGTCTGGGGCCGGGGTGGAGGAGCCTCCCGGGTGGCGACCGAGGTCGCGGCCGCCGGCTGCGCTGTGGCCGGGACCGCCTCCACCGGGGCGAAGTCCGGCCCCCGGCTGGCGCGGCGCGCCGCAGGATCGAAGGGAGCGATCTCCGGGGCAGAGACGGCGGGTGCGGCTGGAGCCGGGGCCGGGGAAGGGGACGCGGCAGGAGCAGCCATGCCCTCTCCCCCACCCGCGCCGCCCAGCTTGGTCCGGCGGCTGCCCTCCGGGGCGATCAGCTCAAAGGTCACGGGGCCAAAGACCTTGAGCGCCAGCGCCGCAACGTCGTCGAATTTGGCGACCACCTGTCTGGCATGAAAGGCATTCTTCTCGTCGTAGGTCAAGCTGACATAGCCCGGCTCGGCGTGGGTGCGGGCGGGTTTGAGAAAGGCGCGCAGCTGCATGCTCGCGGCGCGGACCACGTCGGCCCAGGTGCCCGTCGGCGCGGCGTCCTGGGACGCGGCCCCGGCAGCCGCCGCGCCGGACCTCGTGGCCGCCACCGCCTCGCCCACCACCTCACGCGCTGGGGCCGGACCCCGCCGCGCCGCCGGGTCGAAGGCCGCCACGGGCGCGGCCGCTCCGCCCGAGGCCCGCAGACCTGCCAGTTCCTTTTCCAGCCGGTTCAGCCGCTGCAGCAGGTCGGCCGGAACCGCCGCCGCGCCGCCCGGTACGGCGGCTCCTTCAACACCCCCACCACCATCGGCGGCGAGCAGGGCGTGGGTCAGGGCCAGTTCCAGGCTCTGGCCGTCGGCAGAGCGGGCAAAGCGGGCCTCCTGCTCGTCCAGCGCGGCCTGCAGCTTGAGCAGCCGGGGCACGGTCGCGCCCTCGAGCCGGCCGTCGCCGCCCAGGCCCAGCTCGGCATGCAGCGCCGCGCCCAGCGCCGAGACCAGCCCCTCCACCACCGTGCGCGCCGCGAAACCGTCGCGGTACAGCTGTCCAGCTCCCGAGAGCGCCGCCCCCGCGTCGGCGGCCACCAGCGCCGCCGCAATGCCGCGCACCCGCTCACCGGGGGGCAGCCCCAGCGCCTCCTCCACCGCCGCCCGCGTGACCACCTGACCCGCCGCGAGCATGCGCTCGAGCAGGCTCTCGCCGTCGCGCATCGCGCCGTCGGCCAGCCGCCCGATCAGGTTCAGGGCGTCCGGGTCGGCGGTCATGCCCTCCACCGCCGCCAGACCCGCG
Proteins encoded in this region:
- the dnaX gene encoding DNA polymerase III subunit gamma/tau codes for the protein MSAIYQRARPIRWDQVVGQEHVKDVLRAALEAGRVGHAYLFSGPRGVGKTTTARLIAMTANCTGPAPRPCGECESCLSVRAGSHPDVLEIDAASNNSVDDVRDLREKVGLAAMRGGKKIYILDEAHMMSRAAFNALLKTLEEPPGHVIFILATTEPEKIIPTILSRCQHYRFRRLTPEEIAGKLAGLAAVEGMTADPDALNLIGRLADGAMRDGESLLERMLAAGQVVTRAAVEEALGLPPGERVRGIAAALVAADAGAALSGAGQLYRDGFAARTVVEGLVSALGAALHAELGLGGDGRLEGATVPRLLKLQAALDEQEARFARSADGQSLELALTHALLAADGGGGVEGAAVPGGAAAVPADLLQRLNRLEKELAGLRASGGAAAPVAAFDPAARRGPAPAREVVGEAVAATRSGAAAAGAASQDAAPTGTWADVVRAASMQLRAFLKPARTHAEPGYVSLTYDEKNAFHARQVVAKFDDVAALALKVFGPVTFELIAPEGSRRTKLGGAGGGEGMAAPAASPSPAPAPAAPAVSAPEIAPFDPAARRASRGPDFAPVEAVPATAQPAAATSVATREAPPPRPQTRPAPPPAVPARAPETRLARPASPDDVAPAPLPDAAPPGAARELYVVEAITEEPDWDDIGGPIDDAGPPTLDDAPYASLAVERPAPVPRAAPAPTAQVTAPPVPAGAAPSRPGDIRAHPMYEEIKGRFNGRVREIGKNRNPVPATAAEDEPDEDAEA